Below is a window of Lytechinus variegatus isolate NC3 chromosome 4, Lvar_3.0, whole genome shotgun sequence DNA.
ATCAAAGTTTGAACAGGGACCAAACGAAGGGAGGAGGCAGAGCAATGGtaagtatatttttatttttgtcgaCAGCAAGGTTATAATATTTTCTGGATATCATGGCCGGAGCTGTTGGACGCGGGTTGTACGACAGACCCGGGACGACAGAGAAAGTGAAAGTGACTGTCATGTCGTACTGTATGCTACACTGACCTAAATCTACACACCACGATCATGGAGCTTTTCCAGCGGATGAGTTGATGTAGGATTGCTAGTTGTCAGGACTGGATTATATACAGCTACAGTGTGAGTTGGTACAAACTGAAACAGTTTCCCCAAAATAATTTGACATCACAGATGCTTGGTTAATCAAGCCAAGGTAATTTTATTGAAAGGGGGCCGGGCATTGGACATAACATTTACTGAATCCCATGTAGTATTATGACACCATTGGTATGGCATCTAGAATTCTAGATTCATTTATTCAAGCCATGCCTTGGCAGAAATAGATTTACATTCATCAGGAATGATTATCCAAGTATAAAACATATATACCAGTAGTCAGTACAGTGATACATGGTAATGGTATCAAATTGttggagaagatactctttcatgcaatattttgtgtTCGTCACATGTTTCTTTGCGAGGTGTAAATGTTTTCTCACACTGTAAATTGTGTCTGGCTTTAAAACTAGCATAGGACATACAAATTCCTTGTAATTCAAGGAGTTTAACAAAGGATTCTGCTCAAGAGGATGCATGTAACAACTGCATTGACAAGCTGAAATCCAGCACATCTGAGGAGTCTTAGACTCAGTACActtcaaaaaaatatcaataaaggTGGAGCAAGCATGATATTGTCGGATCCACTGGAACATTGGATTAAAATAGAGTTTTTCGAGCAACTGCTTAATACCTTTATCTCCAAGTAAAGTGAAAGGGGGTAAAGGCAGAATGGAGAGTATAGGGGTCAGgattattaatattaaaggggaatccagccttggccataaaatgttgtgttgggaaggagaaaaatagattaaacagaatggtgaaagtttgaaagaaattggacaagcaataagaaagttatagctgctttaaaattgagatcagtaatactatgtagatttcaaattggcaactgggtaagtaaattatgacaagaggcaaggacaactttcccataggccatgtactttattatcagggatttgtggttttcttctaagtacccattcccctggggcagtaatctaaatataacccatgtagtatattgttttatatcctcatgaaagaaaaatataatttgaaataaaactttggggataaatgacattttagccataatatgtattggagtacatggaagagtagtccttgccttacatcactatgacatcccatatgcggccaatttgaaatctccatgggtatagtgattaccagtatttacaacttttaaaaattcatatctttcttttcgtttgtccaatattgttcaaactttcgcctatcaacttgtctgatttttcttttccttataaaaacaagttttatttgggttggattcccctttaataaggTACCCTAGTGTCTAGTTGTTGAattgaaaacaagaaaatatgtcTTGCATTCTCAACCCACTGTCAAAGttccaggggcccatttcataaaggactgcaactgttgtaactttacATGCCATTATGACATCTActatggtaaccttgattctgattggctcctgagccatgttaccatggtagttgccattatagCTAAGTTGAAACGGTCgaaagtcctttatgaaacggggcccaggtgaatgttttataaagctgtttgtaagttaagagtgactttaataAGAATGACTATTGAACCTTTCTCACTTGACTAAATGAATAAAACCCGCAACGAAAGGTACCAGAATGttataaaatgttataaaatgaaaacatatcaCCTCATCTGAATAATCACCAATAAACATTTAATAGTGAATATCTTTTACCACAAGAAAAAATCGCcagtcattcataaagtcaCTCTTTAATATTTACATATCCACATACCCTGGGCTCCATCTGGTTATTGACATTGCACGTTTTAATAGATAACTCAGCAAGTAAAggactacatatatatatatatatatatatatatatatatatatatcattggtAGTCAAATTGACACATCAAGTGGCTAATTGATAATCCTATATGTACATCAGGatatgttattttttcatttccaatttttcACTACCTACTAATTCTACGACATTGGatatataggctttcacatcgcAATGAATTTGTATTATTTCCCAAGTGCTGCATTATCACTAATCATTCAGGCATATAACAGCCTGAAAATAtctttaaggtcaagtccacctcagaaaaattttgatttgaatcaatagagaaaaatcaaacaagcacaatgctgaaaatttcatcaaaattggatggaAATTAAATGGTGCCAGGTAGaaatggcagatgtaaaaatggcagaggttataatggcaaaggtaaaaatggcagaggtaaaaatggcagaggtaaaaatggcagaagtaaaaatggcagaggtaataatggcagaggtaaaaatggcagaggcaaaaatgacagaggtaataaCAGCAGAGGTAAATATGGCAGAGGTAAGAACAGTACAGATAAAAAGAGCAGAGGCATAAATGacaagagataaaaaaaatggaagatgtGATAATAGCAGAAACTGTAAAAGTGGCCGAGCCGAGGTACACTATTACAAAAAAACAGTGgattctacagaagaaaaataaaaaaaacaggttttacagaaaacatttttttgtagatTATAATAACAGGAGGATTGtccacaatttttctacaattttacagaacagatatgttttaaaaaaggggaaaacagttttattacaataaatttgtaagggtacgtgcacaaaataccaattttctgtaagtttatacaaattgcatgcatgtaggattacacagtgcagtaagattacaggtgttctccagactctgttgcaggaattttttatttttaagtataaattttctaacagtgtaaaaaatggcggagttgaaaatggcaaaggtaaagatggcataagcaaaaatgtaaGAGATATGGGGTGCTGGTTTGCCTAGTGTTAAAAAGccgagaagaaaaaagttttcactgtAAAATCAAAGGGGATTTGGTTAAGGGGAAAATGActcaaaaatatttcaactaAGTGAAGTTCTTTTGggtcagaaaaagaaaaaaagaattacaacaaaaataataacaatcagataataattttttttttagcataccAAGCTAATTACCAAGAGGGTGCTGCTTATGGTGTACAAAATACCCAACAGCATTTCCGCTTCCAAGGGTTATGACCATCAAGCCGTCTATGGTcacatgtcataaggtggtccaatttcgcgaacagggtaaaaatggtcaaaaattttattttttgatatgttatagctattaccattctctaaataatgaaaaagttttaagtcgcgattacctttttttccttaaaataactaattaacagctaattactacatagacgtcaatgtaaatgtgaattttgaaatgtgttttcctcaaattggacctgctgcacataaaatgttgtcaaaagttaatgcaacattggatcaccctagtattttgcagttataatcttaaaacatcaatgattaaatctgtaccaaaaattgaataattatctattattgtatgcgtattaattatactaattaattaacagtatttaatttcacatttttgcccccaaaatacctgttaCTGTATTTATAtacttggcaaaatgacaacaaCATGGGTAGAAATaattgttgcaatgatacacaacatttgtactaaaaattaagattacaaattagataattaaccaaatctctccggtttactaattgattaggttgcagatcagagctgacatacacatgtattccattgatgcatattttcaaaattgtcaaatttttatgacatttagttgttccctgctttaaaacacccagaaatatgaggataacattcatattacatattatagtaagttgttaattaggtttaattaatattttatcatttaccgcatccaccggctccgccacccctgttacttcaaacttaatgtgctatagtttttattcctgatattgtattgatctaattcatagtaatatatttagcctatagttctagcttcaaaatgagatattactcaataaatttggtcaagatgctgtgatgtagcaacaatttatccatggcaccgtgtggaaaattgttcatacgccaccctttttgcatacccaacttatgaaatgcgaccctatatcatattggatgcaatggtaaagaaggttcagggtcttcttttatgcaaagaatctAAACCAGATGGTCCCCCTCGatcgaccccaaattggtttaccagtcaaagcaagattattattgattttcataatcagtTACATATTCAGTGCCAAGCCTGGGAACAcatgcttattgtcattcaaatatttaaaaagaatagtacaGATAACAATACAAATAAGGACATAATATTTAACCACAGTCATTCATGACAATTTCAACGTCTAAGCTTTCCTCACTATGTTCTCTATGTTTTTTCCCACCCctaaccctctctgtctctccacctctcttatgtctactcttcctcctttttgtaTCGGTAAACCTGGCAAAACTTTAGATATAAAAAACAGCTCTGCCagtgccattattacctctaccaattttacctctgccattattacctctgccattttaatctctgccatttttacctctgccattattacctctgccatttttacctctgccattattacctctgccatttttacaccgagccaaTTAAATGGCTATGCATGTGAAAGATTGGTAGGTTAGGACTTAGAAGATACTTATGAAATTAAAACTGACCCTCTATCACAGCTTTAGCTCCAAGTGGCCTTTGAGAGGTCGATTTATGCAAATGTGTTTACAAAGAAGATTAATGTTTCAGGAAACGTTTAACAGAAGGAAGGGGACTTATGTAACTTGATAAGGAAAGGAGGATGCATTACATTTGTACAGggttcccggggggggggggggggggccacttacattgaggagtggataccatgcgcgaccaaaaaaacacgtaaaaaggatgtcttttcacaatagggcacgttacgtacgtaacgtgataaggatgtcaaaagcacaaaaataatgaaaaaagggtatctatttcgctagggcaattacgtgtttagggtcgaatttgcgggggtgataaaacaaaattaaaatgttttatgaaggatgtcctttttgccccaacacttcgtgtttagagtccaatttgagcgaggtgtagaaggtggggtcgtactaaaccaaataaggtaaagccgacgaccgaaggacctgtaacaataaaacattcctgtacttgtttaggggttcatttcaggaaatatttgccaagtccaagagtatcgttttgtttccaatacttgttaagggtagggtttcacaccccaatacttgttaaggggtgcatattcagaatatggaaattatgtgtttagggtgcttttcgagaccccatggtcgctcatggtatccacttgtgaatggaagtggcccccccgggacagggttgcatttcataagttgggtgtgcaaaaagggtggcgtatgaacaattttccacacagtgcaatggataaattgttgctacatcacagcatcttgaccaaatttattgagtaagatctcattttgaagctaaaactataggctaaatatattactatgaattagatcgagacaatatcaggaacaaaaactatagcacattaagtttgaagtaacgggtggcggagccggtggatgcggtgaatgaaagaatattaattaaacttaattaacaacttactataatatggaatatgactgttatcctcatatttctgggtgttttgaaacagggaacaactaaatgtcaattttgaaaatatgcagcaatgaaatacatgtgtatgtcagctctgatctgcaacctaattAATTAGTAAACTGGGgaaatttggttaattatctaatttgtaatcttaatttttagtacaaatgttgtgtatcattgcaacaaacatttctacccatgatgttgtcattttgccaagcatataaatacagtgacaggtattttgggggcaaaaatgtgaaattaaataccgTTAATTAActagtataattaatatgcatacaataatagataattattcaatttttggtacagatttcattattgatgtttcaagattataactgcaaaatactagggtgatccaatggtgcattaacttttgacaccttTTTATGTGcggcaggtccaatttgagaaaaacacatttcaaaattcacatttacattgacgtctatgtaataatCAGCTgctaattagtcattttaaggaaaaataaaggtatttgaaacttaaaactttttcattatttagagaataGTAATAGCTTTaacaatcaaaaaataaaatatttgaccatttttaccctgtttgtgaaattggaccaccttttGACATGGGACCACAGGGAGTGGTCTTAACTCTTAAGACTCTTAACActtcttttatcttttatttttaattttacaaattggATACAAATACATGATTGTACAGGGGCAACAGAAGCGGGggattttttgtgggggggggggcttcagccagccccccacttttggctcagccccacccccccctttgaaaaccattcTGCAGCCCATGCGTACACAGTGTTCTTTGAATAGGCAGACACTGTGACAGtgttctagggggggggggctgaacatGAAATAGAAAAATTTAATAGCCACTTTCCCATTTTTGTTCATCATGATTACTGGGAAATTAAGATGAATAAAAGCATGATTTAATGGTTGTTTCAATTCTGCTCATTGTTATTCCccatttattcaatatttcatggtATACATGGACTAGTTCAtgattcctttttttcatttctcactttttcattttgattgcaCTGTTGTACTATTTCACCTTTGGGCTACTCATTGTTAAACCTTTCTCAATCTCTTTCACTTTTTGCTATTCCTTTactttttaaagagaaatgccagtagttgcagtaaacactgatttcatgagaaagtctgtgaaaccaggcttaattgtcagtatatcatcgaggatctagatctggtacagttacataaactgaactttgtgaaatcttgaaatctacgctgaaaaatgttcacactgaagatcaccaacacagataggcacacgtgggacagtgtattattattgctggaataaagacctgacggaagtgaccgaatccgcgcttattttgcttatttctcaacaattacacaatttcttccagaatcctttggcacatattttttattcatacaaacagacacttgggtggtcattatattattagattctttaaaaagtaattttgagatcgttaccagaattggaatttatctttaaccttATTCACTCATTTCCTTTCACTGGACCAGTCATGATTCACTTTTTTCACTATTTATCTCATCACTATTGCACTTGTAATCACTGGCAATTTCACGACTCGATCCTCTCTTTTAATTGCATCATTTTAATAGGATCATTAACCTTTATTGCCACTTTTCCCTATCAGTATGTGTTTATTCAGTGATATCAAATTTCACTTTCTCCTATTTACTGCACAGTTTGACACTATTCTACTTATGCACCGTGCCAATATGATATTTCCACAtttgtcatatttcattttctttacaaGTTTACAGTCGGTTTCACCTGttaattattttgcttttcaGTGTTTTCGCTATTCACCGTTTTAGACATATTTTTGTCCTCTTCATTCACTTTTTTATTAGTTTACTTTACACTTTTCATTCTATTCACTTTTAAACTtcagagtcaaaaggggcctaagcttttgATCCtggcagaatcttcttcggaggcaaaatgatcatttttggtcattgtttttttttttggtcattggtcattttgcctccgaagaagattctgctaggatcgaaagcttaggccccttttgactctctattTTACTCCAAtggctctttttttagataagcagttttcagcagcttcttttgcCACTTTTAAACTTGTCACTTTTTACTTTTTCACAATTCACTTTGTCACTATATACTATTTCAATGGGATGGGTACATTGTGGTCTGAGGTTCTGGCACCATATACTTTAAACATAGACCATTCactattgttttaatattgttcattttgtcACCAATTTCTACTACATAAGTGAACATAACTTGTCTGTATTCACCTTTtcactttttcctttttcaCAATGAACTTTTTCACTGTTTCAGTTTTTACTATCACACTTTCGTTATTTCCATCTCTCAAAATTAACTACATCACATTTTCCATCTTCCATCTTCATGATTCACTTCAGTTTTGACTcctcatttttttcactttttcagTGTTCACAGTAAACTGTTTCCTGTCACCTTTTTCATTTGCACCATTCCGTTTTCCCGCTTTTGACTCTTTCACTATTCACTCCTTCACTATCTACCCAGACAAACCAAGCAGAAAAATGGTCGAGAGCAATAGCAGTGAGGACTCCTACCTCCCGTCATCGAGCGATTTCTCGGACGCGGAGGTCAGAGAGCGACCCAGCGACCTCACGGGAGACAACGCCAGAGAGGTCAGGGTGTCCTCGGATGGCAACCCTCGGGAATCTGAAGGTCGAGAAGGTCACCGGGTACGAGTCCAGGAGGATGGCCCTGCTAATGTCCAGGAGGGGAGCCAGTCGGGTGCCAAGATCGATGCGCAGAAGGGTTCTTCAGAAGTAGTCAACACCCTCAACCATGCCCGAGTCCTCCAGTCACACACCAAGCTGCGAAAGCTTGAAGAGCTGGAGCCTAAGCAGGAGATAAATAAGTCAGGAAGACCAATGGATTATGGGAAGAAAAGAACTTTCTTGCACGAATGGAATGAATTTGATGACTCGGCATGGAAGACATTGCCATTGGTTGCCAGTCAAAATGATATAGAGGTTTGTTAATTGATGTATAATCACATCTCTTTCTCTCATAGATTTCTTGACTAAGCCATTCAAATTCATCAGTAAGATGTATGCATgctgttccccccccccttcccttccACCCTGACAAGAAAAGATCAGATATATATCAAGATTAACAGTAGGGTTtgattagtctgcaggcacagaacctgattgaaactttgatcaacaagtggctctccatgcaaagactagcacatgcTGTTTCAACAtaggccttcagtacacaaggcatataggctgcacattcagacccttaaatTAAGTGaaaggtttgcacagcagactatggTTTGATACCTGGTCATAGGGCTTCATAATCCCACTCATAATTCCTGGTCTTGgtacttccattgatgagtggataccatgcgtgaccatggggtttcaaaaagcaccctaaacaggtattttccatgttctgaaaatgcacaccttaacaagtattggcgtgtgaaaccctacccttaaaattggaaacaaaactatACGTATACCCCCGACAAGTATTTCCTGACTTGATCTATAAACAAGTACAATGATACCTTAATTGTTATGTCGCAGATGTTCGGCTTATctttactttcattgggtttagtaccacCCCCAcacacctcgctcaaatcggaccctaaacatgtagtgttggggcaaaaagtacatcctaagatattcttttcttttaataccCTCGCTAATTGGACCGTAAACATgtagttttcctagcgaaatatacatgtatacccttttcttttcatcatttcagtgttttttacAACCTTATTACATTACGTACGTAACTTGCcatatcttgaaaaagagatccTATTAATATGGGTTTTTTTTGGTCacccatggtatccactcgtcaatggaagtgccccccccccttgggggATTCCCCTGTTCAcatacaagaaaataataaatgtatattaGAGGTCTGTAAACCCACCGTCTGTTGCTTTGGGGTCATGTGGCaaaaggtcaagggtcatgtaAAGCTTTTCAACAACTGGAATTTTACTTATAATATAGGGACCTCATTGACCTGATTTTCTGTGGTGCTTTCATACAGTGGAGCTTAGTTTTGTATgacaaattgaacaaaaaagttTGCATTGAAATGTTTTTTGGCAACAAGAGTTTAAGTCAACATCATATTTATAAAAATGtggtatgttttattttaaacatTCTGGTACCTTCCTTTGGTTTCATTCACTTATTCACTTTGACAGGAAGTTaaatgcttttctgtgttatcagaattattgatttttagctaatatttcatgatttcagaCAGATAAGTTTACAGATCTAGATGtataataatattttgacaattacgcttgatttaaaagaccttgtcatgaaataattgtttgctgcaactgaTGTCTTTTACCTTTAGGGGTAGCATATTTCCACTCAAATTGATTGTttctcaaatatatttttttacaataaacagaCGCAAAAGGGAGTTGCAGTTATATATAACCGAGTTGGTAAATGCGGGAGCAGATCAGTTCTAGGGGTCTTGAGGTCGCTAGCACTGAAGAACCATTGGCATTTATTGTCTTCCCAAGTTTTTAATAGGACTAGAATAAGTTCTACATATGAGGTAAGTAATTAATTCATCCCTCAAGTTGCCAAAATAATATGCTAATTCaggtttaaaaatataaatataaatcagagacgaaatggatctcagaatggCCCGCCCcctttttctgaaaataataaacctGCAATTTGctgcatatatatatgtataattatgCTACATATCATAAAAAATAGTCTGACgctatgtatgtatgtatatttatttatatcacATTGCATCAGGCTATttttcatgatacatgtatgtagcataATTTTACATTCTACACCGTTATATATGGTAAAATACTTACCAAACTTGTACactatgaaatgaaaatatatgtatgGCAGAGATTATGAATGTTAGCAGGCAATTACTAATTAACATAGGATAATTTAGGaggacaaaacaaaataaaacaaaattatataaatgcAAATATCAAAGTATAACTTCAAGTTTCAAATAGGTTTCATCCCAAAACTACACGTATATGTCCGGATTATGATAAATCTGGGTAAAACCTTTCATCCGATTCCGGTCAAGATGAATAAAGGCAcactccaggggcccgtttctcaacaccgtcataagtctaacttcttgactaaatcggagatagtgagctacttgtctgCTAACcatttcacgaagccctctttaccaagatcgggtacaacaacctcactaaatattcatgacacctccgaacctgtcataacttcttaatgatgtagtggcatcacgtgggtagactatgacatgcaaaagtgcctagaaattttaaaattataatcttacgtcaTCAATCATAGAGGTTTAAATTACATCACAAAAGAAGTGGGTGAATGCAttaaatgataattgtaatacaaagaaactataaaaactgttggtaaacgccaaaaccattcatttttaaaatagtaaaataatttcatcgataaagattctaccccgtcaggccatccataactggactcgtatttgttgttttcagacccctattaaaAGTTGGATAGATTCTATCCCTAATTCatgcatataatttgtcaaatatcGTATGTTTCggtatcaaagattaaaaaatgtttcgttaaactatattttgatgatgtttggaatcgtaaaagaccgtataattatgatcattttacaaagaaaaccgttatggtttatttttgtaaactattaaaattggatatcccgaGGTACCCATCTCAATGTCCAcaagtgattttttagtcatgaaatgaattattcataatttaactttctttgcaattgattgctccagtattcatggtctaagtatgtatgacGCATAATTCACCTctgctattattttgaaaagatttatttcccgattcatcacaatatttgcaattttgtcatgattcttctttttgaaaattatgcaattttgtgactaaggctacgtctcgtctgctctttttaccgatagtatcgatatcaaggtattctagttaggaagcctttcgagaaacaggtttagtaagattggaactataACTCCATGGTTGGTTGATAAAGACATGACCAACTTGTCCttgtgttgagaaacgggccccaggactcTCACAGGTGCCTCTCTCACGTGACATAATACTCCACAATTCATCACACAAGACACTCTATAATATATTaacacacaaaatatatacacCAACAAGGACGATCCATGTGAAattactacttctattactaaaATTATCTGAAATTAATTTATCTAATAATATGTAATACTTTTCAGGAATTTCGAGTTAGGAAGATGAACCACGATATTCTATAAAAATATGTACTAAATGGTTTGAtcattatgaaatacatgtaaaacccATGATTGACGTTATCAAGAAGTCATAACccttttttcctatttttcccTAAATCTAGGCAAAATTAGTATCCATCTTAAATCAAGTACAAAGGCCGTACCTATACCAAAGGCATCTTTACTTTGTGGATTTCCGTAGGTAAGCTCTTTTGTTCTAGATTTGCAAAGGTCTGTATTTATACACACAAAGGGGTATGCAGCAGGGgggggtaaattgccaattcatctactgccaactcgtcctctcaccacatggtctaataatatatgtgattcgtaatgcgccaaatccactcggcaGAGTGCCCAAGGTGCATAAAACCTTCacttagtctaatgccattccgtccatcaacatttcgtctaacaaccatttggtccgaTCATCACCAGTCCGTCtgtgaccattttgtctaataaccagttggtctaataccaatttttttttcattaatttcgcccaattaacacttatccAATTAGACCAGATggtttatggactaaa
It encodes the following:
- the LOC121413958 gene encoding uronyl 2-sulfotransferase-like isoform X1; translated protein: MSFAMFPRRPSLCSVFLMILLALAVLLVTLYNDGAADNRHGSASDNGLNSRVLNIQQKVLSKFEQGPNEGRRQSNDKPSRKMVESNSSEDSYLPSSSDFSDAEVRERPSDLTGDNAREVRVSSDGNPRESEGREGHRVRVQEDGPANVQEGSQSGAKIDAQKGSSEVVNTLNHARVLQSHTKLRKLEELEPKQEINKSGRPMDYGKKRTFLHEWNEFDDSAWKTLPLVASQNDIETQKGVAVIYNRVGKCGSRSVLGVLRSLALKNHWHLLSSQVFNRTRISSTYEAKLVSILNQVQRPYLYQRHLYFVDFRRYGVAQPKYINMIRDPLSRMVSQYYFQRFGDGKSEDRNYQGDALYQTFDECVLQNKPECYGPRTFYIVPYFCGQDIRCREKSMWAVEEAIRNVKDNYVAVGLLEELEDTLKVFEKLIPEFFDGGLDIYKTSVIQEGRYNITAMTTKHKVPPSPEVVKKMKSVLELEYIFYDFIKTRFHMQKRELGIS
- the LOC121413958 gene encoding uronyl 2-sulfotransferase-like isoform X2 — encoded protein: MVESNSSEDSYLPSSSDFSDAEVRERPSDLTGDNAREVRVSSDGNPRESEGREGHRVRVQEDGPANVQEGSQSGAKIDAQKGSSEVVNTLNHARVLQSHTKLRKLEELEPKQEINKSGRPMDYGKKRTFLHEWNEFDDSAWKTLPLVASQNDIETQKGVAVIYNRVGKCGSRSVLGVLRSLALKNHWHLLSSQVFNRTRISSTYEAKLVSILNQVQRPYLYQRHLYFVDFRRYGVAQPKYINMIRDPLSRMVSQYYFQRFGDGKSEDRNYQGDALYQTFDECVLQNKPECYGPRTFYIVPYFCGQDIRCREKSMWAVEEAIRNVKDNYVAVGLLEELEDTLKVFEKLIPEFFDGGLDIYKTSVIQEGRYNITAMTTKHKVPPSPEVVKKMKSVLELEYIFYDFIKTRFHMQKRELGIS